In Lysinibacillus sp. FSL M8-0337, the following proteins share a genomic window:
- a CDS encoding cysteine desulfurase family protein, producing the protein MNANIYLDHAATSPMNDKVIDAMTIAMRDVYGNASSIHGAGREARKYLDQARDILAQSIGAKPGEIILTSGGTEADNTAIIGTANARAHEGKHIITTQIEHHAVLHTCEKLEKDGFEVTYLPVDINGRITVEAVRQALREDTILVTIMYGNNEVGTIQPIAEIGELLREHKATFHTDAVQAYGLENIDVAALQVDLLSVSAHKINGPKGIGFLYQKTGTPLASYAFGGSQEKKRRAGTENIPAAIGFATAAQNASELREGKRALYNRFKQIMLDVFSHEKLAFHVNGDLQNVLPHVLNISFANMEVESFLVNLDMAGIYASSGSACTAGTIDPSHVLVAMYGKGADELRNSIRFSFGQGLTEENVRQAAEKTATIVKRLAK; encoded by the coding sequence ATGAATGCAAATATCTATCTTGATCATGCGGCTACATCTCCGATGAATGACAAGGTAATAGACGCCATGACTATAGCGATGCGTGATGTATATGGCAATGCATCGAGTATTCACGGCGCTGGGCGTGAGGCGCGAAAATATTTAGATCAGGCACGTGATATATTGGCACAATCCATTGGAGCAAAGCCCGGAGAAATTATTTTAACAAGTGGTGGTACGGAAGCGGATAATACGGCAATTATTGGCACGGCTAATGCTCGTGCTCATGAAGGTAAGCATATTATTACAACTCAGATTGAGCATCATGCGGTGTTACATACTTGTGAAAAGTTGGAGAAAGATGGCTTTGAAGTGACCTATTTACCAGTAGATATCAACGGGCGTATAACTGTAGAAGCGGTACGACAAGCGCTACGTGAAGATACAATTTTAGTAACTATTATGTACGGGAATAATGAGGTAGGTACAATTCAACCAATTGCTGAAATTGGTGAGTTGTTACGGGAACATAAAGCGACATTCCATACGGATGCCGTACAGGCTTACGGCTTAGAAAACATTGATGTAGCTGCTTTGCAGGTTGATTTATTAAGTGTCTCTGCGCACAAAATTAATGGACCAAAAGGAATTGGTTTCCTTTATCAAAAGACAGGTACACCACTTGCAAGCTATGCATTTGGCGGTTCACAAGAGAAAAAACGTCGTGCAGGGACGGAAAATATTCCTGCTGCTATTGGCTTTGCTACAGCTGCTCAAAATGCAAGTGAGTTGCGCGAAGGTAAGCGAGCACTGTACAATCGCTTTAAACAAATTATGTTGGATGTTTTTTCACATGAAAAGTTAGCATTTCATGTCAATGGTGATCTACAAAATGTTCTGCCGCACGTTTTAAATATTAGTTTTGCTAATATGGAGGTAGAGTCATTTTTAGTGAACCTAGATATGGCTGGTATTTACGCATCCAGTGGCTCTGCCTGCACAGCAGGTACAATTGATCCTTCACATGTGTTAGTAGCGATGTATGGAAAAGGGGCAGATGAGTTGCGAAACTCTATTCGCTTTAGCTTTGGCCAAGGACTCACTGAAGAAAATGTACGTCAAGCAGCAGAAAAAACAGCTACGATTGTGAAAAGATTGGCAAAATAA
- a CDS encoding PTS sugar transporter subunit IIC gives MFRFLEEKFVPVAARVGSQRHLVAIRDGFITIMPLTIVGSLAVLINNLPIDFYQNALDSIWKHETWTQFGGNIWNATFNILSLLLAFTIAYNLAKGYNKDGLSAGVISLSSYLTFGTFGEGGLTGLTTGTGGIFIAIIVALLSTELFCRLAGNRKLLIKMPDGVPPAVSKSFAALLPAIITIGIFAFVRTIITAGFGIPDIVGSFYSTIQEPFMGLTNTWVAALILAFIPAFLWTLGVHGANIIEPFMQTINSAAIQENVNAISAGNVAPYIVNKPFFDAFVNMGGSGTTIALIIAIFIFARKNKQYNTVGKLSAAPGLFNINEPLLFGLPIVLNPILFIPFILTPMVNVTIAFFVTKWGWVPAATVVAPWTTPPIINGFLVTQSWTGAVLSLVLIIVSVCIYLPFIAMANRIAKQEQKHELKEETQALQPEKATEIPKVEV, from the coding sequence ATGTTCCGATTTTTAGAAGAAAAATTTGTGCCGGTAGCTGCTAGAGTTGGGAGCCAGCGTCATTTAGTTGCCATTCGTGACGGTTTTATTACGATTATGCCATTGACAATTGTAGGTTCGTTGGCTGTACTAATTAATAATTTACCAATTGATTTTTATCAGAATGCACTTGATTCTATTTGGAAGCATGAAACATGGACACAATTTGGTGGTAACATTTGGAATGCTACATTTAATATTTTGTCGCTGTTACTTGCCTTTACAATTGCTTACAACTTGGCGAAGGGGTATAACAAGGATGGTCTTTCAGCTGGCGTAATTAGTCTATCTAGTTATTTAACATTTGGAACGTTTGGTGAAGGTGGTTTAACAGGATTAACAACAGGTACGGGCGGAATATTTATCGCCATCATCGTGGCCTTGTTATCTACCGAACTATTTTGTAGATTAGCAGGCAATCGTAAGCTGCTAATTAAAATGCCTGATGGAGTACCACCAGCTGTATCGAAATCATTTGCAGCATTGCTGCCAGCCATTATAACGATTGGGATTTTCGCATTTGTGCGTACCATTATTACGGCAGGTTTTGGTATTCCAGATATTGTGGGTTCGTTTTATTCAACGATTCAGGAGCCATTTATGGGCTTAACAAATACATGGGTAGCGGCGTTAATTTTAGCCTTTATCCCAGCATTCTTATGGACGTTAGGTGTCCATGGTGCTAATATTATCGAGCCATTTATGCAAACGATTAATTCAGCTGCGATTCAGGAAAATGTCAATGCCATTTCGGCTGGAAATGTTGCACCTTATATCGTTAATAAGCCATTCTTTGATGCGTTTGTCAATATGGGCGGATCGGGTACAACCATTGCACTGATTATCGCCATCTTTATTTTTGCAAGAAAGAATAAGCAATATAATACCGTTGGCAAATTATCAGCAGCACCAGGCCTATTCAATATTAATGAGCCATTACTATTTGGTCTTCCAATTGTATTGAATCCTATTTTGTTTATCCCGTTTATTTTAACGCCAATGGTTAACGTAACCATTGCATTTTTTGTAACAAAATGGGGTTGGGTTCCAGCGGCAACGGTTGTAGCACCTTGGACAACACCGCCGATTATTAACGGATTTTTAGTAACGCAATCGTGGACTGGAGCTGTTTTAAGTCTTGTGCTTATAATCGTGTCAGTTTGTATTTACCTACCATTTATAGCGATGGCTAACCGCATTGCTAAACAAGAACAAAAGCATGAACTAAAGGAAGAGACACAAGCACTACAGCCTGAAAAAGCAACAGAGATTCCGAAAGTTGAAGTGTAA
- the hisA gene encoding phosphoribosylformimino-5-aminoimidazole carboxamide ribotide isomerase: MEFRPCIDLHDGKVKQIVGSTLGYADQEVIENFISEYEPSYYAIMFARDQLVGGHVIMLGSGNEQAALAALTAYPGGLQVGGGITTENAKKYIDAGASHVIVTSFIFHDGQLDVNRLEQLVKLIGKKHLVIDLSCRMRDGKWFVVTDKWTKFSDFEVNPQNISYIEEFCDELLIHAVDVEGKKGGMQESLVRDLAAWTSIPTTYAGGVRSLEDLEKFKAISNGKLHVTIGSSLSIFGGDLPYTEVVNYCKKGGIL, translated from the coding sequence GTGGAATTTAGACCTTGCATCGATTTACACGATGGCAAAGTAAAACAAATTGTTGGCAGCACGCTAGGATATGCAGATCAAGAAGTTATCGAAAACTTCATTTCAGAATATGAGCCTAGTTATTATGCCATCATGTTTGCAAGAGATCAATTAGTAGGCGGGCATGTTATTATGCTTGGTAGTGGCAATGAACAAGCCGCACTAGCAGCCTTAACAGCTTACCCAGGAGGTTTACAAGTCGGAGGTGGCATTACGACTGAAAACGCTAAAAAGTACATAGATGCAGGTGCTTCGCATGTTATCGTGACATCTTTTATCTTTCATGATGGCCAACTCGATGTCAATCGCTTAGAGCAACTCGTTAAGCTAATCGGTAAAAAACATCTTGTAATCGATTTAAGTTGCCGTATGCGTGATGGAAAGTGGTTTGTAGTCACAGATAAATGGACAAAATTTAGTGATTTTGAAGTCAACCCACAAAACATTTCCTACATTGAAGAATTTTGTGATGAACTATTGATTCATGCAGTGGATGTTGAAGGAAAAAAAGGTGGGATGCAGGAAAGCTTAGTGCGAGATTTAGCAGCTTGGACATCTATTCCAACAACCTATGCAGGTGGCGTTCGTTCTTTAGAGGACTTAGAAAAATTCAAAGCCATTTCAAATGGAAAGCTACATGTCACGATCGGTAGCTCACTTTCTATTTTCGGTGGAGATTTACCTTATACGGAAGTTGTGAACTATTGTAAAAAAGGCGGGATACTGTGA
- the mnmA gene encoding tRNA 2-thiouridine(34) synthase MnmA: MIETRDPSQIRVVVGMSGGVDSSVAAYLLKQQGYEVIGIFMKNWDDTDENGVCTATEDYEDVIKVCNQIGIPYYAVNFEKQYWDKVFTYFLEEYKAGRTPNPDVMCNKEIKFKAFLEHAMNLGADYLATGHYARIDRSGDGEVRMLRGVDDNKDQTYFLNQLSQEQLAHVMFPIGDIEKKEVRKIAEEAGLATAKKKDSTGICFIGERNFKEFLSQYLPAQPGKMETMDGVVMGQHDGLMYYTLGQRHGLGIGGDGEPWFVLGKDLERNVLLVGQGFHHDALYSTSLTAVKMGYTSTKKLPGKFSCTAKFRYRQTDTPVEVEILEDGRTHIVFAEPVRAITPGQAVVLYDGEVCLGGGTIDEVFKNNEKLTYVG, translated from the coding sequence ATGATCGAAACACGTGACCCATCACAAATCCGTGTCGTCGTCGGCATGTCAGGTGGGGTAGACTCTTCCGTTGCTGCCTATTTATTAAAGCAACAAGGGTATGAAGTAATTGGTATTTTTATGAAAAATTGGGATGATACAGACGAAAATGGAGTTTGTACCGCGACAGAAGATTACGAAGATGTGATTAAAGTATGTAATCAAATCGGTATTCCTTATTATGCTGTCAATTTTGAAAAGCAATATTGGGATAAGGTTTTCACATACTTTTTAGAAGAATATAAAGCGGGACGCACACCAAACCCGGATGTAATGTGCAATAAGGAAATTAAATTTAAAGCATTCCTAGAGCATGCGATGAATCTTGGTGCAGATTATCTAGCAACAGGTCACTATGCACGCATTGACCGCAGTGGTGATGGCGAAGTACGTATGCTTCGTGGTGTTGATGATAATAAGGACCAAACGTATTTCCTTAACCAACTATCGCAGGAGCAATTAGCGCATGTCATGTTCCCAATTGGGGATATCGAGAAAAAAGAAGTGCGTAAAATTGCAGAAGAAGCAGGGCTTGCTACAGCTAAGAAAAAGGATTCAACAGGTATTTGCTTTATCGGAGAGCGTAATTTTAAAGAGTTTTTAAGTCAATATTTACCTGCTCAACCTGGCAAAATGGAAACGATGGATGGGGTAGTAATGGGGCAACATGATGGGTTAATGTATTATACATTAGGTCAACGTCATGGTCTTGGCATAGGTGGAGACGGTGAGCCATGGTTTGTCCTTGGGAAAGATTTAGAACGTAATGTGTTGCTTGTCGGTCAAGGATTCCATCATGATGCTTTATACTCAACATCGCTAACAGCAGTGAAAATGGGCTATACTTCGACAAAAAAATTGCCCGGGAAATTTTCTTGTACTGCGAAATTCCGCTATCGTCAAACAGATACTCCTGTAGAGGTAGAAATTTTAGAAGATGGTCGTACACATATTGTGTTTGCAGAACCTGTACGTGCTATAACACCTGGACAGGCTGTTGTTTTATATGACGGTGAAGTTTGCTTAGGTGGCGGTACAATTGATGAAGTTTTTAAAAACAATGAAAAACTAACATACGTTGGATAA
- a CDS encoding MupG family TIM beta-alpha barrel fold protein, translating to MRRLGISLYPQHSTLEEMQQYVQLAHDNGFDRIFTCLLSLNDDKVKRKLQQINYFAKQLGFAISADIAPAVFEDLGLTYKNIAYFKEHYHLAALRLDMGFSGHEEALMSWDNSELNIELNISNGTKYVDNILSYQPNRNHLIGCHNFYPRRYTGLSRQHFLATSKNFKANHIRTAAMISSQHAVYGPWEKTEHGLPTLEEHRDLSITVQAKDLWHTGLIDDCIIGNMYASKEELSALGQLNRNKLELKIVPSSETTILEQAVLFKEPHFNRGDVSDYVIRSTQSRVKYKNGDFPAHDTHPLQLGDVTIDNNLDVRYKGELQVVLKAMPNAGSSNVVANVVEEERFLLSQIQPWASFGFTK from the coding sequence TTGAGAAGGTTAGGAATTTCACTATACCCACAGCATAGCACGCTAGAAGAAATGCAACAGTATGTGCAGCTAGCGCATGATAATGGTTTTGACCGTATATTTACATGTCTTTTGTCTTTAAACGATGACAAAGTGAAGCGTAAATTACAGCAAATTAATTATTTTGCCAAACAGCTAGGCTTTGCTATTTCAGCGGATATTGCACCAGCAGTTTTTGAAGATCTAGGCTTAACGTATAAAAATATTGCTTATTTTAAAGAACACTATCATCTAGCGGCATTGCGCCTAGATATGGGATTTTCAGGTCATGAGGAAGCATTGATGTCATGGGATAATAGTGAGTTAAACATTGAGCTTAATATTAGTAATGGCACGAAATATGTGGATAATATTTTATCCTATCAACCAAACCGTAATCATCTTATAGGCTGTCATAACTTTTATCCAAGACGCTATACGGGACTATCACGACAGCATTTTTTAGCAACATCGAAAAATTTTAAAGCAAACCATATACGAACAGCGGCGATGATTTCTTCTCAACATGCAGTGTATGGTCCTTGGGAAAAAACAGAGCATGGTTTACCGACATTAGAAGAGCATCGCGATCTATCAATAACTGTGCAGGCGAAAGATTTATGGCATACAGGCTTAATTGATGATTGTATTATTGGCAATATGTATGCTTCAAAGGAAGAACTTAGCGCATTAGGCCAATTAAATCGCAATAAGCTAGAGCTAAAGATTGTCCCATCTTCCGAAACAACTATTTTAGAACAAGCGGTGTTATTTAAAGAGCCTCATTTTAATCGGGGCGATGTATCGGACTATGTTATTCGAAGTACCCAATCGCGCGTGAAATATAAAAATGGTGATTTTCCAGCTCATGATACACACCCATTACAGTTAGGTGATGTAACAATTGATAATAATTTGGATGTGCGCTATAAAGGTGAGCTACAAGTAGTGTTAAAAGCAATGCCCAATGCAGGCTCTAGTAATGTAGTGGCAAATGTTGTGGAAGAAGAACGCTTCTTACTATCTCAAATTCAACCTTGGGCGTCGTTCGGCTTTACAAAATAA
- a CDS encoding tetratricopeptide repeat protein translates to MDFNEQGILAFQEKRYEDAAQLFTKAIEAEPENAIGYVNFGNLLAVLEDTERAERFFQKAITVDETAATAYYGLANLYYNAERYAEALKLYEQAVKHKIAGADVYYMMGKCFERMENPKLALPYLQRAAEIAPEDTQIRLAYAIVLCALEMFEEGKKELDYLIEQDWNNADAHYNLGVLYAVSTEQTEDAMYHLKQAFTIQPEYDQARYIYDMIAQRFN, encoded by the coding sequence TTGGATTTTAACGAGCAAGGAATACTAGCGTTTCAAGAGAAACGTTATGAGGATGCTGCACAGCTTTTTACCAAAGCAATTGAAGCAGAGCCTGAAAATGCAATAGGCTATGTGAATTTTGGGAATTTATTGGCGGTCTTAGAAGATACAGAACGAGCAGAGCGTTTTTTTCAAAAAGCAATTACTGTAGATGAAACGGCAGCTACAGCCTATTATGGTTTAGCTAATTTATATTATAATGCGGAACGCTATGCCGAAGCGTTAAAACTTTATGAGCAAGCTGTGAAGCATAAAATTGCAGGTGCGGATGTTTATTATATGATGGGCAAATGCTTTGAACGAATGGAAAATCCTAAGCTTGCTTTGCCATACTTACAACGCGCGGCAGAAATTGCACCAGAGGATACACAAATTCGCCTAGCATATGCAATCGTGCTCTGTGCATTAGAAATGTTCGAGGAAGGTAAGAAGGAGTTAGATTATTTAATCGAACAGGATTGGAATAATGCGGATGCTCATTATAACTTAGGTGTGCTGTATGCTGTATCCACTGAACAAACAGAAGATGCGATGTATCATTTAAAGCAGGCATTTACCATTCAACCTGAATACGATCAAGCGCGTTATATTTACGATATGATTGCACAACGATTTAATTAA
- a CDS encoding BadF/BadG/BcrA/BcrD ATPase family protein, with protein sequence MYVLAIDGGGTKTCGVICDAHGNLYGKVVTSRSNPTAMDGQHFESTLHGLLQQLQQQVPQLFSALHSCFVGMAGVKEQQAEGVVERIIRQYVHKATTVIIENDALIALYAGTLGQEGIVQIAGTGAITMGFNYQGTCNRVGGWGYLFDDEGSGYDLGVETLKAVFQSYDQRARPTALTDVVLQHFTVDHVPQLIERIYGVAHPRTVIAPLGKYVFQAAEKGDTVANHIMRGACVKYYKAIKTCYVNMSWKQDNVPVVLAGGVFANNAMLVPQLEQLALDEQMPLHFILPVLEPIGGAVVGAFKMAHVPLDRSFIEAFQANYATWGVD encoded by the coding sequence ATGTACGTACTAGCAATAGATGGAGGCGGTACAAAAACCTGTGGCGTGATTTGTGATGCGCATGGCAATCTATATGGCAAAGTAGTGACGTCACGTAGTAATCCTACTGCGATGGATGGGCAACATTTTGAGTCGACGCTGCATGGACTATTGCAGCAATTGCAGCAACAAGTGCCACAACTATTTTCTGCATTACATAGCTGCTTTGTTGGTATGGCTGGGGTGAAGGAACAGCAAGCAGAAGGTGTAGTAGAACGGATTATTCGGCAATATGTTCATAAGGCAACGACAGTTATCATTGAAAATGATGCCTTAATTGCGCTCTATGCTGGAACGTTAGGACAAGAGGGCATTGTGCAAATTGCTGGGACAGGTGCAATTACAATGGGGTTTAACTATCAGGGCACGTGCAATCGTGTCGGTGGCTGGGGATACCTTTTTGATGATGAGGGTAGCGGTTATGATTTAGGAGTTGAAACGCTAAAGGCAGTTTTTCAAAGCTACGACCAGCGAGCTAGACCAACAGCCTTGACGGATGTCGTGTTACAACATTTTACTGTAGACCATGTTCCACAATTAATAGAACGTATTTATGGAGTTGCACATCCAAGAACTGTGATTGCTCCACTTGGTAAATATGTTTTTCAAGCGGCAGAAAAAGGAGATACTGTAGCCAATCACATTATGCGAGGGGCTTGTGTGAAGTATTATAAGGCGATCAAAACTTGCTATGTTAATATGTCCTGGAAGCAAGACAATGTGCCAGTAGTTTTAGCGGGAGGTGTATTTGCAAATAACGCGATGCTTGTGCCACAGCTTGAACAATTAGCGTTAGATGAGCAGATGCCACTGCACTTTATTTTACCTGTTTTAGAGCCGATTGGAGGAGCTGTAGTAGGAGCGTTTAAAATGGCGCACGTTCCATTGGATAGGTCATTTATTGAAGCATTTCAGGCTAACTATGCCACATGGGGTGTTGACTAA
- a CDS encoding Rrf2 family transcriptional regulator, with product MKISTKGRYGLTIMIELAKHYGEGPIPLRKIAAEKELSEAYLEQLVSPLRNSGLVKSVRGAYGGYMLANPPSEISAANVISVLEGPIQPVEGIENEEAPQRELWLRIRDAVKNVLDTTTIEDLAQYTEENVVDGYMFYI from the coding sequence ATGAAAATTTCTACAAAGGGCCGTTACGGTCTCACGATTATGATTGAATTGGCAAAACATTATGGAGAAGGTCCAATTCCGCTTCGTAAGATTGCTGCTGAAAAAGAGCTTTCTGAAGCGTACCTAGAGCAACTTGTGTCTCCATTACGTAATTCAGGATTGGTAAAAAGTGTACGTGGAGCGTACGGCGGTTATATGCTGGCGAATCCACCTAGTGAGATTTCAGCAGCAAACGTTATCAGTGTATTAGAAGGGCCAATCCAGCCTGTAGAAGGTATTGAAAATGAGGAAGCACCTCAACGAGAGCTATGGCTACGAATTCGTGATGCTGTAAAAAATGTGTTAGATACAACGACAATTGAAGATTTAGCACAGTATACAGAGGAAAATGTCGTAGACGGCTATATGTTCTATATTTAA
- a CDS encoding replication-associated recombination protein A — protein sequence MHNEPLAYRMRPLTLDEIVGQQDFVGPDTALYKMIENGHVPSMLLYGEPGIGKTSIANAIAGSSKLPFFALNATRAGKKDVEDIVQEARISGKVLLFLDEIHRFNKLQQDTLLPHVENGSIVLIGATTENPYHDVNPAIRSRCGEIHQLKKLTTANLVELIQKALADDKRGLGKYHFVLTATQIEQIATAAHGDARKALTLLESLYYASDEVNGQTIASDHILEHLIGRIGVYGDKNGSHFYNLLSALQKSVRGSDTNAALYYLAHLLETGDLVAVNRRLLVMAYEDIGLANPQVGAHMLAAVQAAERLGLPEARIPLASAVIEMCLASKSNSAISAIDAAIASIHAGKTGEIPLHLRDTHYEGAKDLGHVGYQYPHNNPIGTFGGWVDQQYLPDELVGTEFYKPVIAGEEKRMASIYNKLKSFHN from the coding sequence TTGCATAACGAACCACTCGCTTATCGGATGCGTCCTTTAACGCTTGATGAAATCGTTGGTCAACAAGATTTTGTCGGTCCTGATACGGCTTTATATAAAATGATTGAAAATGGACATGTTCCTTCTATGCTACTGTACGGTGAGCCAGGTATAGGTAAGACATCGATAGCCAATGCCATCGCAGGTAGCTCAAAACTCCCTTTTTTTGCACTAAATGCAACACGCGCTGGCAAAAAGGACGTTGAAGATATTGTACAAGAAGCGAGAATTTCAGGAAAAGTCTTATTGTTTTTAGATGAGATTCACCGCTTCAATAAATTACAGCAGGATACCTTATTACCACATGTAGAAAATGGCTCTATCGTTTTAATTGGGGCTACAACAGAAAACCCCTATCATGATGTTAACCCAGCCATTCGTTCGCGTTGCGGTGAAATTCATCAGTTAAAAAAATTAACTACAGCTAATTTAGTAGAACTTATTCAAAAAGCACTTGCTGATGACAAACGTGGACTAGGGAAATATCATTTTGTACTGACAGCAACTCAAATCGAGCAAATCGCCACTGCAGCTCACGGAGATGCACGCAAGGCATTAACTTTGCTAGAGTCGCTTTATTATGCAAGTGATGAAGTGAATGGACAAACGATTGCTTCTGACCATATTTTAGAACATTTGATTGGTCGAATTGGTGTCTACGGAGATAAGAATGGTTCACACTTCTATAACTTGCTCTCGGCATTACAAAAATCCGTCCGTGGTAGTGATACGAATGCAGCATTGTATTATTTAGCACATTTACTTGAAACAGGTGATTTAGTTGCCGTAAATCGCCGACTCCTTGTTATGGCGTATGAAGATATTGGTCTTGCTAACCCACAGGTTGGTGCACATATGCTTGCAGCTGTTCAGGCGGCAGAGCGTCTAGGGCTACCCGAAGCACGGATCCCACTTGCTAGTGCTGTTATTGAAATGTGCCTTGCATCAAAATCAAATTCAGCGATTTCCGCAATAGATGCTGCAATTGCAAGCATCCATGCAGGTAAAACAGGAGAGATTCCGCTGCATTTACGCGATACACATTATGAAGGTGCCAAAGACTTAGGGCATGTGGGCTACCAATATCCGCATAACAACCCTATTGGGACATTCGGCGGCTGGGTAGACCAGCAATATTTACCAGATGAACTTGTAGGGACAGAGTTTTATAAGCCCGTTATTGCAGGAGAGGAAAAACGGATGGCAAGTATATACAATAAACTTAAATCATTCCATAATTAG
- a CDS encoding GTP pyrophosphokinase family protein yields MTHELEATTIKTLQTELTRFFLAYKFALNEVETKINILQEEFKLMHDYNPIEHVSTRVKSPKSILLKMKKKELTPAIVSIREHIRDIAGVRITCSFVEDIYKVSAMLQAQNDIEVVDVKDYIANPKENGYQSLHLIIKIPIFMSDRMEKVYTEIQIRTIAMDFWASLEHKIYYKYNKEVPAHIRKELKDAALQAAELDRKMERLNKEINILKANDTESSLIDTTPIAHLAQYLSQLTFDSAVKDSK; encoded by the coding sequence ATGACACATGAACTTGAAGCCACAACTATTAAAACACTCCAAACAGAACTTACTCGCTTCTTTTTAGCATATAAATTTGCATTAAATGAAGTGGAAACAAAAATCAATATTCTACAAGAAGAATTTAAGCTTATGCACGATTATAATCCAATTGAACATGTCTCCACTCGAGTGAAATCCCCAAAAAGCATCTTATTAAAGATGAAGAAAAAGGAGCTGACACCTGCTATTGTTAGTATTCGTGAACATATTCGGGATATAGCAGGCGTCCGTATTACGTGCTCCTTTGTAGAAGATATTTATAAAGTAAGTGCGATGTTGCAAGCACAAAATGATATTGAAGTAGTGGACGTAAAAGACTATATCGCGAATCCAAAAGAGAATGGCTACCAAAGCCTACATCTTATTATTAAAATTCCAATTTTTATGTCCGATCGAATGGAAAAAGTCTATACAGAAATTCAAATACGAACGATTGCAATGGATTTTTGGGCAAGTCTCGAACATAAAATTTACTATAAATACAATAAGGAAGTGCCTGCACATATTCGTAAGGAACTAAAAGATGCAGCGCTCCAAGCTGCTGAATTAGATCGTAAAATGGAACGGCTCAATAAAGAAATCAATATTTTAAAGGCTAACGATACCGAATCGTCCCTTATAGACACAACACCCATTGCGCATTTAGCTCAATACTTATCCCAACTGACATTTGACAGTGCAGTTAAAGACAGTAAATAA
- a CDS encoding tRNA threonylcarbamoyladenosine dehydratase: MLHQFSRNELAIGTEGLEKLKNTTVAILGVGGVGSFAAEACARSGIGRIILVDKDNVDITNVNRQLVAYLSTVGKSKSGVMKERIADINPECEVIDMHMFYTEETYEHFFAQGIDYVIDASDTVIYKIHIMKECLKRNIPIISSMGAANKMDPTRFKIADISKTHTDPLAKVIRTKLRKDGIHKGVTVVFSDESPIVVRPDVVEHVGKPDAAIRKAKMPPSSNAFVPSVAGLIAASWVVNKIVEDVKITRVQG, from the coding sequence ATGTTACATCAATTTTCTCGTAACGAGCTCGCGATAGGTACTGAAGGACTCGAAAAATTAAAAAATACAACCGTAGCCATTTTAGGTGTAGGTGGCGTCGGCTCATTTGCTGCCGAGGCATGTGCTAGAAGTGGTATTGGCCGTATTATTTTAGTTGATAAGGATAATGTAGATATTACAAATGTTAACCGTCAATTAGTAGCGTATCTTTCAACAGTAGGAAAATCTAAATCTGGTGTGATGAAAGAGCGAATTGCAGATATTAATCCAGAATGTGAAGTGATTGATATGCATATGTTTTACACGGAAGAAACGTATGAGCATTTTTTTGCACAAGGAATTGATTATGTTATCGACGCGAGCGATACGGTAATTTATAAAATTCACATTATGAAAGAATGCTTAAAGCGTAACATTCCTATTATTTCAAGTATGGGTGCCGCCAATAAAATGGACCCTACACGCTTTAAAATTGCTGATATTTCCAAAACACATACAGACCCATTAGCAAAAGTGATTCGCACAAAATTACGAAAAGATGGTATTCATAAAGGCGTAACCGTTGTATTCTCAGATGAAAGCCCGATTGTCGTACGTCCAGATGTTGTAGAGCATGTGGGAAAACCAGATGCAGCTATCCGCAAGGCAAAAATGCCACCATCTTCGAACGCGTTTGTACCCTCTGTTGCAGGTTTAATCGCGGCAAGTTGGGTAGTCAATAAAATTGTTGAAGACGTGAAAATTACCCGCGTGCAAGGATAA